One window of the Streptomyces asoensis genome contains the following:
- a CDS encoding nuclear transport factor 2 family protein, with product MSTAARTADRVEIAELFARLSNLLDDCRHDDVATVYHDDVVVRGPNGELRGLDEVTALLKRSQVEGEHTQHVHGDVLVHVDADRATATANQLVYFYRDGEPPHRTSGLRSACTAVLTPAGWRFSDMQITLAWTQGTPRVVPAPGTGDAAE from the coding sequence GTGTCCACTGCCGCCCGGACCGCCGATCGCGTCGAGATCGCCGAACTCTTCGCCCGCCTGTCCAACCTGCTGGACGACTGCCGCCACGACGACGTCGCCACCGTCTACCACGACGATGTCGTTGTGCGGGGGCCGAACGGCGAGCTGCGCGGCCTCGACGAAGTGACCGCCCTGTTGAAGCGAAGCCAGGTCGAGGGAGAGCACACCCAGCACGTGCACGGTGACGTGCTGGTGCATGTCGACGCTGATCGTGCGACGGCGACGGCGAACCAACTCGTGTACTTCTACCGCGACGGCGAACCGCCCCATCGGACGAGCGGCCTGCGATCGGCCTGCACCGCCGTGCTGACGCCGGCGGGCTGGAGGTTCAGCGACATGCAGATCACGCTCGCCTGGACGCAGGGGACACCTCGGGTCGTCCCGGCGCCCGGCACGGGTGATGCCGCCGAGTGA